From a region of the Triticum aestivum cultivar Chinese Spring chromosome 7D, IWGSC CS RefSeq v2.1, whole genome shotgun sequence genome:
- the LOC123168260 gene encoding uncharacterized protein has protein sequence MELNCKLADDKFFEEVKRRTEMFDGSINSMVANHREIQKTTKLLTLQYLHKHLVVHGVGKHMPGLEKHLNMINTLISGGTGAVVDADGASTSSAPLMPRVLDGLFGVRSSFSGPAWDGVQHNIRVPQSSLVLNPVPIRSSPVNLPVARPEVVQEQICRGTVQQTNGSASVARLEAVQEEICRGTVQQTNGSAFSSYRDCHENGHKIGSASVSDVVHSNKSDRKDDSGDNDGKDRTSAGQSTYPKRPREDVSRADRGKEAAKDDAQLLNNIDGVANDIAGYSDIGVNASPKRKRANIQSEPGGKELIVYTATRCRHARLEPNYLMRERHVHSDLPPAENPFHHNKRIEFPTHRTAK, from the exons ATGGAGCTAAATTGCAAGCTAGCCGATGACAAGTTCTTTGAAGAAGTGAAGCGGAGGACAGAAATGTTCGACGGGTCAATCAACTCGATGGTTGCAAACCATAGAGAGATTCAGAAGACAACTAAACTGCTGACATTGCAGTACCTGCACAAACATCTGGTTGTGCATGGGGTTGGAAAACACATGCCAGGGCTAGAAAAACACCTAAACATGATAAACACGCTGATTTCAG GTGGTACTGGAGCTGTAGTGGATGCAGATGGCGCTAGTACTAGCAGCGCACCATTGATGCCAAGAGTGCTTGATG GACTTTTTGGAGTTAGGTCATCATTTAGTGGACCAGCCTGGGATGGTGTGCAGCATAATATTAGAGTACCCCAGAGCTCACTGGTGTTAAACCCAGTGCCTATTAGATCATCACCGGTTAACCTACCTGTAGCAAGGCCAGAAGTAGTACAAGAGCAAATTTGCAGAGGCACTGTACAACAAACCAATGGGAGTGCTTCTGTAGCAAGGCTAGAAGCAGTACAAGAGGAAATTTGCAGAGGCACTGTACAGCAAACCAATGGGAGTGCTTTTTCAAGTTATCGAG ATTGTCATGAAAATGGGCATAAGATTGGCAGTGCAAGTGTTAGCGATGTTGTTCATTCTAATAAGAGTGATAGGAAGGATGATTCGGGAGATAATGATGGGAAGGATAGAACAAGCGCCGGGCAGAGCACTTATCCTAAGAGACCAAGAGAGGATGTTTCAAGGGCTGATCGTGGGAAGGAGGCTGCAAAAGATGATGCACAACTGCTTAATAACATAG ATGGTGTTGCAAACGACATCGCCGGCTACAGTGATATTGGTGTTAATGCTTCTCCAAAGAGAAAACGTGCTAATATTCAATCAGAGCCTGGTGGCAAGGAGCTTATAGTTTACACAGCAACAAGAT GTAGACATGCTAGATTAGAACCGAACTACTTGATGAGGGAAAGACATGTCCACTCAGATTTGCCTCCAGCGGAAAACCCTTTCCACCACAACAAAAGGATAGAGTTCCCTACGCACAGGACAGCAAAATAA
- the LOC123169650 gene encoding protein FAR-RED ELONGATED HYPOCOTYL 3 isoform X1, with translation MTSTQQSESANHMLKNYVPPACPMNVFVKQYGKLQYDREQEEGFQEKRTRLGGAVIKSNLPIERHARKIYTRTMFEMFGRTLYVAGYYFVEELEPKIRYVAIHGNPESMDLWFKTKYEVVIAEDQSKYSCECGRYEHMGMICSHILKVMIILDVKKIPQAHIMKRWTLEARDVLPDHIKHYQRDMGPPDAMTFRHSAMYITKLEIVHLGDSNPEAFEYVMNGLCDLKQKAMALNLNKDGLSVIEKSKASSMTNSVGSRTSCKTMKTKRPSVSKESVSNSSRVNPIEPNFVCSSEVSSREVLLAPERRLKRGYPTTSRDKAPYEDSQKRTRFGSVCRGKGHKSTTCPQRGDLPVKPRKEPLCSNCKVSGHRKNSCSKKMVSFMEGISTFPGLSTVGVEELD, from the exons ATGACTAGCACCCAACAGAGTGAGAGTGCAAACCACATGCTTAAAAATTACGTGCCGCCAGCATGCCCGATGAATGTTTTCGTTAAGCAGTATGGCAAGCTACAATATGACAGGGAACAGGAGGAAGGATTTCAAGAGAAAAGAACAAGGCTG GGTGGAGCTGTTATAAAATCAAATCTTCCAATAGAGCGTCACGCAAGGAAGATTTATACAAGGACAATGTTTGAGATGTTTGGAAGGACGCTTTATGTGGCTGGCTACTATTTTGTTGAAGAGTTAGAACCAAAAATAAGATATGTTGCCATACATGGGAACCCTGAAAGCATGGATCTGTGGTTCAAAACTAAGTATGAGGTGGTTATAGCCGAAGACCAATCAAAATACAGTTGCGAGTGTGGAAGATACGAGCACATGGGAATGATTTGCTCTCATATACTAAAG GTTATGATAATACTTGATGTGAAGAAAATCCCACAAGCACACATAATGAAGAGATGGACACTAGAAGCTCGAGATGTTTTGCCGGATCATATCAAGCATTACCAGAGAGACATGGGGCCACCTGATGCAATGACATTCAGGCATTCTGCAATGTACATAACAAAATTGGAGATTGTCCATCTTGGTGACAGCAATCCTGAGGCTTTTGAGTATGTCATGAATGGACTTTGTGATTTAAAACAGAAAGCTATGGCATTAAACCTTAACAAAGACGGGTTGAGTGTGATAGAGAAGTCGAAAGCATCAAGCATGACAAACTCCGTGGGTTCCCGAACATCTTGCAAAACAATGAAGACGAAGCGCCCAAGTGTTTCCAAAGAGTCTGTTTCCAACTCTTCACGTGTTAACCCCATCGAGCCAAATTTTGTTTGTAGTAGTGAAGTGTCCTCAAGAGAAGTTTTGTTAGCACCAGAAAGGAGGCTGAAAAGAGGATACCCAACCACATCACGTGACAAAGCGCCGTATGAAGATTCACAGAAGCGGACACGTTTCGGTAGTGTTTGTCGTGGAAAAGGCCACAAGAGCACTACTTGTCCACAAAGGGGAGATCTGCCAGTTAAACCACGCAAAGAACCGCTTTGTAGCAATTGCAAAGTTTCTGGTCATAGGAAGAATAGTTGCTCCAAGAAAATGGTAAGTTTCATGGAAGGGATTAGTACATTCCCAGGTCTGTCCACTGTGGGTGTTGAAGAGCTGGACTGA